The genomic segment GGCAGTGCGGTGAACTCGGCGACGAGCACCTTCCGCCCGCTCACGCCGTGGCCGCGCCGGTCATGATCGCCACGGCGTCGGTCATCGAGTGCGACTGCGGCGTGATCGTCGCCGCGCGCTTGCCGAGCCGCTGGATGTGAATGCGGTCGGCGACATCGAACACGTGCGGCATGTTGTGGCTGATCAGGATGACCGGCACCCCTCGATCGCGCAGGTTGCGGATGAGTTCGAGCACCTGGTTCGACTCCCGCACGCCGAGCGCCGCGGTGGGCTCGTCGAGCACCACGACCTTCGACCCGAAGGCCGCGGCCCGCGCCACCGCCACGGCCTGACGCTGCCCACCGGAGAGGTTCTCGACGGGCACCGTGACGTCTTGCAGCGTCGAGATTCCGAGGTTCGTGAGCTCTTCCTTAGCCGCCTTCCGCATCCCAGCGGTGTCGAGCACCCGGAAGACCGAGCCCAGGATGCCGGATCTCCGCATCTCCCGGCCGAGGTAGAGGTTCGAGGCCACATCGAGTGCGGGAGAGACGGCGAGGTTCTGGTAGACCGTCTCGATTCCCGCTGCGCGAGCATCCTGAGGCCGTTTGAAGGTGACCTTCTTTCCGTCGAGGAAGAGCTCGCCCTCATCCGGGATCTCGGCGCCGGTGAGGCACTTGATGAGCGTCGATTTGCCGGCTCCGTTGTCGCCGATGATGGCGAGAACCTCTCCGGGGTAGAGCTCGAGGCTCACGCCGTCGAGTCCGACGACGCGGCCGAAGGTCTTCACGAGGCGGCGG from the Herbiconiux aconitum genome contains:
- a CDS encoding ATP-binding cassette domain-containing protein — its product is MTITENTAPESATRTPVLQARRLVKTFGRVVGLDGVSLELYPGEVLAIIGDNGAGKSTLIKCLTGAEIPDEGELFLDGKKVTFKRPQDARAAGIETVYQNLAVSPALDVASNLYLGREMRRSGILGSVFRVLDTAGMRKAAKEELTNLGISTLQDVTVPVENLSGGQRQAVAVARAAAFGSKVVVLDEPTAALGVRESNQVLELIRNLRDRGVPVILISHNMPHVFDVADRIHIQRLGKRAATITPQSHSMTDAVAIMTGAATA